From [Clostridium] symbiosum, a single genomic window includes:
- the brnQ gene encoding branched-chain amino acid transport system II carrier protein → MDREGTLNGRKVLIVGLTLFSMFFGAGNLIFPPFLAVQAGTVIVPAAAGFLVSAVGLPVLGVVAVARSGGLSRLAGRVHPVFALVFTILIYLSIGPCLAIPRTASTSFEMTLLPLVGESGKAAGQLIYSIVFFAIAAFMAFNPDRLTDRLGKILCPTLLFLIFIMFAGSVFHHQPVTGGPAGAYNGAAAVTGFLEGYQTMDTIAALNFGIVIALNIRALGVKEDSQVVKTTIRSGIAAGILLALVYAALAYVGGQVQADAAGLDNGARILTFAAGKFYGNAGAVLLGVIFFIACLNTCIGLLSCCSNYFSSLIPRIGYHAWVILFAVTSVVIANAGLDRILAFSVPVLNAIYPVAIVLIVLSFMNRGTGRGKGMYPWAIFLTAVVSIIYALEQTKLPIPGITKAASLLPGYGLGLGWMIPAAAGMALGLMFGGKNREAEFDNPDREV, encoded by the coding sequence ATGGACAGAGAGGGAACTTTAAACGGGAGAAAAGTTCTGATAGTGGGATTGACACTTTTCTCCATGTTTTTCGGGGCGGGAAATCTGATTTTTCCGCCTTTTTTGGCAGTACAGGCCGGAACGGTGATTGTGCCTGCGGCAGCAGGTTTTCTGGTGAGTGCGGTGGGACTTCCCGTGCTCGGCGTCGTTGCGGTTGCGCGTTCGGGCGGGCTTTCCAGGCTGGCGGGGCGCGTTCATCCGGTCTTTGCCCTGGTGTTTACCATCCTGATTTATTTATCGATCGGTCCCTGCCTGGCAATTCCCAGGACAGCCAGCACATCATTTGAAATGACGCTGCTGCCTCTGGTGGGAGAAAGCGGCAAAGCGGCGGGACAGCTCATTTATTCCATTGTATTTTTTGCCATCGCGGCATTTATGGCATTTAACCCGGATCGGCTGACGGACAGGCTGGGAAAGATACTCTGCCCGACGCTTCTGTTCCTGATTTTTATCATGTTTGCGGGAAGTGTTTTTCACCATCAGCCCGTTACGGGCGGACCGGCCGGAGCTTATAACGGTGCGGCGGCTGTCACCGGTTTCCTGGAGGGGTATCAGACCATGGACACGATTGCGGCTTTGAATTTTGGCATTGTGATTGCCCTTAACATCAGGGCGCTTGGGGTAAAGGAAGACAGCCAGGTAGTGAAAACGACGATACGGAGCGGCATAGCAGCCGGAATTCTGCTGGCTCTTGTCTATGCCGCGCTTGCCTATGTGGGAGGACAGGTACAGGCGGATGCGGCGGGACTGGACAACGGCGCCAGGATTCTGACCTTTGCAGCCGGCAAATTCTATGGAAATGCAGGGGCTGTCCTCCTCGGCGTCATTTTCTTTATTGCCTGTCTGAATACCTGCATCGGACTTTTAAGCTGCTGCAGTAACTATTTTTCATCACTGATTCCGCGGATTGGCTACCATGCCTGGGTGATTCTGTTTGCCGTTACCAGCGTCGTGATTGCCAATGCAGGCCTGGATAGGATACTGGCCTTTTCCGTGCCGGTGCTGAATGCAATCTATCCGGTCGCAATCGTGCTGATTGTCCTGTCATTTATGAACCGGGGGACGGGACGCGGAAAGGGAATGTATCCCTGGGCTATCTTTCTGACTGCCGTTGTCAGCATCATTTATGCACTGGAGCAGACGAAACTCCCGATTCCAGGGATAACAAAGGCCGCCTCACTTCTGCCGGGGTATGGGCTGGGACTGGGCTGGATGATACCGGCCGCGGCAGGGATGGCGCTCGGCCTGATGTTTGGCGGAAAGAACAGGGAAGCAGAGTTTGACAATCCGGATCGCGAAGTGTAA